The sequence below is a genomic window from Opisthocomus hoazin isolate bOpiHoa1 unplaced genomic scaffold, bOpiHoa1.hap1 HAP1_SCAFFOLD_249, whole genome shotgun sequence.
GCAGTTCGGGAAGTCCGGGGCAGTTCGGGAAGTTCCGGGGCCGGTTCGGGGCAGTTCGGGAAGCCCCGGGGCAGTTCGGGAAGTTCCGGGGCAGTTCGGGAAGCCTCGGGGCAGTTCGCGTGGGCGGCGCTGCGAAATGGCGGCCCCACGTGACGGCAGCCATTTTGtgtccgaggaggaggagggcggggcCTCGCGTCCCGCGATGGGCGGGGGGGCGCTCCCCTCATTAGCGCTACCGAACCCCGCGGCCCGCACGCACCTccctcgccccgccgctgccTCTGGGGCAAATCCCGCCGGTTTCGGGTCACCGCTCTCCCGCCCAGCCTTCGCGGTCCTCCCCGGGCACAAAGCACCCCAAAACTCGAGCATTTCGCTGTTCAGCCCCATTTCCCCCGCGCTCCCCGCCACCCAAGGGGCTATTTTAAACCGACTTCACCGCGGTTTTTCAGCGGTAAAGCCCCAGCCCGCCCCCGGCCCTGCGGCAAAGCCGCCTCAGCTTCGAATAACGTTTCAAGGAGAGTCAACGATTCGGGAAAGCTTCGTGCTCTGAAAGCGGGGAGCCGAGGGTTATTTGCGCTTCACTGACACAGGTAAATCTCGGCTCTGAAATCGAGCAGGTTGACAAACCGAAAAAACACGAATATTTGGGGGAATCAAGTAAATGTTTGGGAAGAGGGCTTCCGGAGGGAGGCCGcccgccggccctgccccgggggaggaggggaggccgGGTTTCGGGGCGCCGGTTCTGCCGGTGCTCGGGCTGGAGGCCGCACTCTGCCCCAGGGACGGGCCGCGCGGCGGGGACGCACGCGTTTCCTAAGGTAAAACCAAGGGGAAAAGGgtggatttatattttttttttttttttttttcctactttttcgTCTCTCCCGGCTCCGCGCTGCAGCGGGGGGGGACCCCCCCATTCCGGGGACCGAgcgcccgcgcccgcccccgcaGCACTGCGGCacggcgcgggggcggggccggcgggggcggagcccgcaggggcgggggcggagcgcgCATGCGCAGTGCTGCGCTGCGCCACCCGCAGCGGCCGGGCCGGCCGGCGCCGGTTAGAACCGGCCGCGGGGCCGCAGCACGGCGGGGCCCCCGCCCTCACCGCGTATCCCtccgccggccgggcccggcccccgaaccccgttTTTTTTCCCTGTCGATGGGCGTGGAGGAGATGTAAACTTAaagttggggggagggggagcgaaggggggggggggcggggattTCTGCCGTTTTGGCGGGGGTTTGGGGCTCCCTGGttgggatgggggtggggaaCGCGGTAAagcgccccctccccccgctttCCTGAGGTAATTTTTGTGTGAAAAGTTAAAAATAGCTGGTTTTCAAGAGAGAGAAAATCCTCAGGAAATCTGCCTTTGGGATGCAAGAATGGTGAGGAATTGGGGAGGATTCCCCCAAATCCCTGTGGAGAGCGGGTtgggggggaggcggaggggtcCTCTCCTTGTGGGCTCAGAAAGGGGCTGTTTGAGTGAAAAAAGGAGCTGAACGACTGCCGTTTCCCCTTGGTGCTGTTTTTTGAAGCCTCCCTCATGATTCTGTGCCAAGTTGGGGCCAAAATCAGTACCCTGGGCCTCAAAACCGGCTTAAACTGGCCTAAatctgctggcagagctgttgGGCCTCTTCTGGGCTCATTTTGAGCGTTTTTAATGCTATCCCCAGTTACAACAGCTTTTCCACCCAGCcgggtttgtgggttttgttgtgttgtgggggtttttttttaagaacaaaacactAGGTTTTGGTGAAAACCAGGTTTACCTGTCCAATGGAAAAATGCCTTAAAATGGACCCTCCAGGTCCAGCCCTGAGGGAAAAGCAGCTTTTGGGGGCATTTCCATGCAGAAAACGTGAACTCTGGCCATGTTGCAGCTGAGAAAATGATTTCAAAGCTGAAATTGCATGTGCGTTTCTTcttaaaaacagacagaaacGGCAAATCattgctgcaaaaatcatccttGTGTAAATTCTCCCTGAAAACACAGGTTGTGAGTGAGGGGAGGCCTCTCCGTACAGCTGAAATGGTGGAAAAAATCCCGGTTTTGTGGGCCTTAATGGCAGAATAATGCAGCAAAATAATAGTGAAATATTATCTCCCGCAGGAAACGCCTTGGAACGCGTCGGAAAAAACTCGCCCTGCGCCTCCCGAGTGCCTTGCTGGCTTCGTCAGCAGCTTAATTAGCCCCGGATCGGCTTTAATTACAGCTttcgggggtggggggtggggggaggggtatGTTCTCTCTACTAGCACTTTTGGGGTTCAATTTTCTGCCCGGAAATGCCTCAAAATACCACAaaaggtgatttattttttttcttttttttcacttggttGCAAACAGGCCATGCCATGACTCAGCACAGCCTTGAAATGCAGAGATTTTGGCCTATTTTCatggaaaggaaaaagtaaaaaagggtTATTTGGGCTTTGCTAGGAGAGGACTAAAAGTTTGGGCTTTTGTGGAAAGGGGTGaaaataagtattaaaaaaaaagggtcatTTGTGATTTGCTGGAAACAAAGGAAATAGGTGAAAAAAAAGGGTTTCTGGGTCTGTGTGTCCCCCTCCAGAGCCAAGCATCGCTCACCTTTTCTTCCCAGGATTTGTGGCTGTTCTGGGAGAAAAGGAGCGTTTCTCGCAAGGGCCCAGACCCATGACGCAGCAAGAGTGAAAGCAACATTCACTATTAAATAACAAGAATGCTCTAAAATCATCCAGAAAGGTcagaatggaaattttttttgcgCAGAACAAGCAAAATCATGCAAAAAAATTTGGCGTCAAATTTAACCATTTTCATGCTAAAACACACGGGGTGGCTGAATGCCTCCCACTGCTGGGATGAtttataggaggaaaaaaaaaaaaaaagaggttttctcGAATGCCGAGGCaggattgatttttttgtttgctgccctTTTTTGGCGATTTCGGGGATTATTTCTTCGCCCCTGCGCGGAGGCAGCTGCGGCAGCGGTGACGTGTGTCGGCTTTATAAGGCGGGGGGCCCAGCGCAGGCGGGCGCTCTGCGAGGAAGCAGCCCCGGATCGCCATTAATTCTCCCAAGAACGGCGATTCCCTCGGCGGCAAGAGCCAGAGCCGGCTGCGGCGCTTCTCGCTGCGAAAAAAGCTCACAaagctgctgaatttttttttttttttaaaaaaaagctcttaaagctgctttatttttttaaagaaaggctcTTAAAGcgtctttattttttttgaaaaagcttttaaagctaCTAGCtgctttatttaaagaaaaaaaaagatctgaaagctgttgcctttaaagaaaaaaaaaaatgctcttaagctgttttgtttttttgaattcTTAAAATATGGCAGTTCAATCATTTGGAAGAGCCGGAGTGAGCTGGGGCgcttcttttaatgaaaaaaagctctcaaagctgctttattttgtttaaaactaGGCTCTTAAAGctggtttttttgaaaaaaaccgAAGCTCTTAAGGCTGTTTCCTTTAAGAAAAAGcagctctcaaagtggtttttttttttttaattcttaaaatacCATAATTTGATAGTTCAGAAAAGCTGGAGCGAGCCAAGGcgctttttttaatgaaaagaagctttcaaagcagctttgctttaaaaaaaagtgcacTTTTTAAAGCTGATTTCCTCTAAAATAGCTcttaaagctattttattttttaaaaagctcctaaagcttttttttattttttaaaaggctcttaaagctgtttcattttttttaaaaaaagctcctAAAGCTGCTTTCTTTCCAAAAAAGCTGTTGAAGCTCTTTTGCTTGTTTCTCCTTAGAAGCAgcgccgggctgggggagcacagGTTGGGTGCGGATGTTTTGGGAGAGTTTGGGGTGAAATGCGTCGTTTTAAGCCAAGACAGAAGATTGCTGGCAAAGGAAGATGGATTGAGAGAGGAGATGattgggggagaaaaaggaaaaatcaagagTGAAGATAAACCTTGGCAGGGAGCGAGATTAACGGCTtgaagagagaaaggagggaatttaattttttcccccagtggccgcggctgggggaaaaaaaggactttttggTAAAAGGTGGCGGCTGGCAGCCAGGAAGGaggtgctgggcagggcagccccaggaagaggagaaagaagtgaaaaaggaggacgagaaaggagaaaagagggaggggaaaaaaaaaaaaagagccggTGCAAATTGGCGAAGCTGGAGGAAATAAATCCTAAAAATTAAGGGGACAAAGAGCCATGAAGATGGGTGAAGCTggaggagaaaatagaaaaaaccccagaaaacagaaagacagaaaatagaaaaaaattgagaaaatggaaaagaatttgagaaaatagaaaaaaatgagaaaatggaaaagaatttgagaaaatagaaaaaaattgagaaaatagaaaaaagaattgagaaaatagaaaaatgaattgagaaaacagaaaaacgaatttgagaaaatagaaaaatgaatttgagaaaatagaaaaagaatttgagaaaatagaaaaatgaattgagaaaatagaaaaatgaatttgagaaaatagaaaaaacgaattgagaaaatagaaaaaaagaactgagaaatagaaaaaagaactgagaaaatagaaaaaagaatttgagaaatagaaaaaagaattgagaaaatagaaaaaagaattgagaaaatagaaaaaaagaattgagaaaatagaaaaaacaaatttgagaaaatagaaaaaacgaatttgagaaaacagaaaaaacgaatttgagaaaacagaaaaaagaattgagaaaacaaaaaagaattgagaaaacagaaaaaaataatttgagaaaatagaaaaaagaattgagaaataggaaaaagaagtagagaaaagaaaaaataatctggaaatttgagaagccagaaaacaaagaaacctcGAAGGAGCCGTGGGAATCGGTGAAGCCAGAGAAGCGGAGAAAAGGCAGGCAAAAGCGAGGAGAGAGAAACaatgcagaggaaaaagaggaaatagCAAAACCCCAGAAGAAATAGCCCAAAGAACGGAGAGAGAAGCTCgagggaaggaggaagcagcgcccgcagagccccgcacagcagccgggcgcgggggaccggaccccccccccgcaggccggcggagcggagcggagcgagGAGCTGGCGGAGCGCCCCCTACCGGAGCCGCGGCCGGGTGAGGCCCTTCCCccgctgcgggggccggggggcggggggctcttGTTGCAGGCGCCGCGGCCGTcgccccccccactcccccctttTTTCTGTAAAACCCCCGAGaaacggggaccccccccccgccccgctccgcccgtcGGCGCAGAGTAGGTGAGCGCAAACCCCCGCTTCTTCCCCCaaaagcggcggcgcggggggggggggggcaggagaagGACGGTggtgcgggggggccgggggtgtctccgtgttttttccccctcagggaagcaggaaaacgcaggaaaacaaaaaaaacaaaaaaaggcaaataatggTGAGAAAAATGCCAAGGAAAAATAGGAAGAGACCCCGGTCTGGGGATTTaaccaaaaaaaggcaaatccGCACCCAAACTGCGCTCAGGAGATTTTCCGCAGGCACCTTTGAGGATAAAAACACTGATTTGATTAATGTGGAGCCGGTCAGAAGTaagattttaatttgattttcgCTTTTCGGGGCGTTTCTGGTGGTTTCTGGCTGGTGGAGCGGGGGCAGggtctggcgggggggggggggggcggcgcgttTTGGGCTTGTTTCCAGCCTTTCCGCAGATGCAGTGGTAGGAGGCAGCTGGGAAGAAAAGCCgctttttttgccccaaaatggAGCTGGAAAATCAGGATTGTGGCTCGTGCCGAGCATCCCCAGGAGCttcctttgggaaaaaaatgacgTAAAAAACCCCGCAGGTCCCCGCAGAGcgcgcggcgggggagggcgcgggggggtGGCACAATAACCGCATTTTCAGGTTTTCTCCATAAACAGCAGCAGGATGATTAAATTTAGGCTTTTCCCCCCAAAACTGTAAGTGTAGAAGCGAGCGAAGGGGGGGGAGCAAAAAAATTTAAGGCAGAAAACCCCAAATCGCTTCGTCTGTGACGGTGGCAAGTACCTTCGGCGCGCCCCAACCCCCCCCCTTCACCAAAATCGCCCGGTTTGGGGTCGGGGGGAGGGGCTGCGGATTTGGGGCGTTTCCGGCCGTTTTGGGTGTGGCGGGGGTGTCGGGGCGCGGCTGTGCCGGTGGGGGGGAGCACGGGGACCCCCGAAGGGCGCCGCGTGGCCGGGTGGCACCCCAACCCCGTCACCCCCTCCCACGCGGGGCGATGCGGGAGGCCGTGTTTTTGGGGGCTAAACGCGAGGAAACGGGGCGTCGTCAGCGCTCCCCCCGCGCGGCGGctgacggggcgggggggggctgtgtcTCGCAGGTCTTTGTTCCGGACCCCCGCCGCCTCTGCGCCTCCGACTGTCAGGCTGAGGACCCGTACCCCCAAACCGCCAGACTGgggcaaaaaaagcccaaaaaggGTCTGCAGAAAGACGTAGGGATCGAAAGAAAGGGTATTTCTGCTGCTTGTTTCCAAAAACGGGAGATCCCGGCATGGTGGGCGCCGCAGCTTCGGCCCGGGTGGGTTCTGCCGCTTCCCCCCCCAGTTCCGCTCCATCCCTCCAGATCCacaaatctgaaaacaaaaaaaccccacaaaaaagaCCAAAACTGCCCCAAAACGTGCAGCGAGTGCCGttggccacccccccccccaacccgtcCAAACTGGGATTTTTAGTGGaaaaagtggctttttttttaaaaaaagaaagcttagaGCCTTTGCATgttgcctggggagggggaggctttttttaacctttttcccAGGTTTTTCCCCCAAACGCTAGAGTTGAGCAGAAGCCGCGGAGTTTTCGGGGTAGGGAGGAGTCGGCGGCTCCGGCGCTGTTCCCGGTGCGGTtccggtggtggtggttgtttctctcccctcccccgctCTCCCCCCCACGCAGCGATGGTGCCTAAAATGGCCTTGATCCGCCCCAAAATGGACAATTGGGTtacaaaaaatggcaaaaaactaGAAATGCCCCCAAAATGAGAGGCAGGAAAGGTGAGCGAGCGGAGTAAGTACCAATGGGGCCCCCCCACGCCCGGGACGCGCGCCTGACCCAAAAATCCCTCTTTCTGAGcccattctgcacctgggacgcGCGCCTGACCCAAAATCCCGCTTTCTCAGCCCGTTTTGCGCCCGGAACATGCACCTGACCCAAAATCCCGCTTTCTCAGCCCGTTTTGCGCCCGGGACATGCGCCTGACCCAAAATCCCGCTTTCTCAGCCTGTTTTGCGCCCGGGACACGCGCCTGACCCAAAATCCCGCTTTCTCAGCCCGTTTTGCGCCCGGAACATGCGCCTGACCCAAAATCCCGCTTTCTCAGCCCATTTCGCAGCGGAGACGCGTGCCCGACCCAAAATCCCACTTTCTGAGCCCATTTTGCACCCGGGACACGCGCCTGACCCAAAATTCCGCTTTCTGAGCCCATTCTGCGCCCGGGACACACGCCTGACCCAAAATCCCACTTTCTGAGCCATTTTGCGCCCGGGACACGCGCCTGACCCAAAATTCCGCTTTCTGAGCCCATTCTGCGCCCGGGACACGCGCCTGACCCAAAATCCTGCTTTCTGAGCCCATTTTGCGCCCGGGACACGCGCCTGACCCAAAATCCCGCCTTCTGAGCCCATTCTGCGCCCGGGACACGCGCCTGACCCAAAATCCTGCTTTCTGAGCCCATTTTGCGCCCGGGACACGCGCCCTGACCCAAAATCCCACTTTCTCAGCCCATTTCGCAGCGGAGACGCGTGCCCGACCCAAAATCCCACTTTCTGAGCCCATTCTGCGCCCGGGACATGCGCCTGACCCCAAATCCCGCTTTCTCAGCCCATTTTGCGCCCGGGACGCGCGCCTGACCCCAAAATCCCGCTTTCTGCGCCAGTTTTGGGCCCCCGGCCCCCAAACCCTCGCGGGGGCGCGCTCCCTCCCCGTGCTGCCAGGGCCGCGCGCtgggcccccccccgccgttgGCAgggaattccccccccccccccccccccaagccccctggGGACGCCCCGCCCCCAGGGGCTGTTTAGGGGCGGGGCCCGCGCTctgccggggcggggcgcggcgcgcgggggcgcggcgcggcagcAGCGCTCCCTGGCGGAGTGGGCGGGGCGCGCCGCGCgcccggggggcggggcgggggcggggccccgcgcggggaggttttttcttttcctgagagaACGCCGTTGTCtcaggttttgctttttctcctccgGAGCCGAGAAAGggccaaaaaaaagcaaaaggtgcCGGTGGGGGCACCcccgggagccccgcgcccccggggcGGGGTTCGACTCCCCGCGGCACCCGCTGCCGGCCCGGCTCCTGCCGTCGCGACGGGGACCCCCCGTATCCCGACGGGGAACCCCCATATCCCGACGGGGACCCCGCCATATCCCGACGGGGACCCCCCATTCCTCCAGGACCCCCGCACTGCTTTGGGGGACACAAGGTGCGGAGACAGGGGAGACCCCGTGTCACGACAGGGACCTGGGTTTGCAATAGGGACCCCCCCGTATCCTGACCGGAGTCCGCGCTGCTTTGGGGGAGCCACAGGACAGGGCCAGGGAAGAACCCTTATCGCGACTGTGGCCTCATGTCGTGACGGGGGCACAGGTTTGTTTGAGGACTCCGCACCTCAGTGGAGCCCCCGGAAGACCGGTATCGCGACGGGAAACCACACACCGCAGCGGAGAGACCCTGCGTCACAGCGGGGACCGCGTTTCTGTCCTATGACGCGGACCCTGTGGCACTATGAAGATGCCATGTCGCGACGGACCCCGTGTCGCGACGGGGATCCCTCCTGACCAATAAACCTGCCGAGTCCTGACCTGCCTCGCGTGGTTCCTGGCGTGGGGGGGTGCTGACGGGGTGGTGATGTCACGGGGCTGCGACACCGCCGGGCTGGCCCTGGCCCCCGCCGCGACCTCGCTGCACGGTCCCTATGACGTCACTGCCTGTTCCTGCCAGGCTGGTGGCCTGCTGGTGACGTCACTACCTGTTCCTGCCCGCGTGTCCCTCACACCGTCTTCCCGCGCCCCGCCcatcgccccgcccctcccgccggctccgcccctccctccgccccgcccctcgcccctcTCCTCCCAGACGGCCCCGCCCTTCTccccgcccctcgcccctccccgccccagccgCTCCGTGTcagacccccgccccggctccgccCCCTGACCCGGCTCCTCCCTTCGTTCCTCCCCCTCCCGCGCGGCCCTGCCCCTGACTCCGCCCCGTCCCCCCGTGCGGCCCCGCCTCGGCTCCACCTCTcacccaggccccgcccccggtCCCGCCCCCTGGTCCGCCACTGGATCCTCCCGCCCGGCGCCACCGCTGCCACCTCCGGGCCCGCTCCGGCCTCGGTCCCCCGGCTCCCccgggccccccggccccgcgatGTGGCTCTTCTCCCGGGACCCGGTGCGGGATTTCCCCTTCGAGCTCGGCCCGCCCGACCCGGACCCGGACCCgacccggccccggcggcggacgcggccccggccccgctctggcagctgctgcagggacgGCGAaaggtgggggggagcgggggggggttCGTGGTCCCTCGGCCCCGAGTCCCCCTCGGCCCCGAGTCCCCCTCGGCCCCGTCCCCACGGTGTCCCCCGTGGCAGGCGGACGGGGCTCCGGTGTCGGTGTTCGCCACGGGCTGGGGACGGGGGACGCGGCCGCCACCAACCTGGCCCGGGCCGCCCTGCGGCGGCTGCGGAGCCTGCGGCACCCGAGCGTGGTGGCcttcctggacagcctggaggtgacggggccgggggcgcgggggggacacggggggcagagagggggcgggggggacgcGTGGGAATACAGGGCCTGTGGGGGGCAGGGAtgtggggggacggggggggacagggggacatggggggagagggggacagagagggggctgtgggggggacccacggggggacacacggggggacgggggggacagggggacatggggggaggggaggggacggggacagagagggggctgggggggacacatGGGGGGACAcatggggggacgtggggggacaggggggatgcagaggggcatggggggacacggggacatgtgGGGATAGGGGGGGCTGTGGAGGGACACatggggggacacacggggggacGGGGAtatggggggagagggggggacgaggggcagagggggggctgtggggggacacatggggggacacggggacacggggggggacagggggacatgggggagagggggggacggggggacagagagggggctgtggggggacacacgggggggacagggggggagagggggggacaggggggacagacagggggacagagagggggctgtggggggacacatggggggacacggggacacggggggggacagggggacatggggggagaggggggcggcggggacagagggggctgtggggggacacacgggggatgggggggacaggggggacgtGCGGGGACAgagagggggctgtggggggacacagggggggacggggggggacagggggacatgggggaaGGGGATGCTGTAGGGCCGCAGGGGGACACAGGTGGGACATGAGGGGAGGGATGTGGGGGGATGGGGGAGCCAGGAGGGACACACAAGGAcatgggggggcgaggggggatgCGGGGACAGCGAGGGGCCAGGCGGGGGGCGCGCGGTGACGCCGCGGCCCCCCCAGACGGAGCAGTGCCTGTACCTGGTGACGGAGCCGGTGACGCCGCTGCGCCGGCACCTGCGGCTGCGGCCCCCGACCGGGGCCCTGGGCGAGCAGGAGGTGGCCTGGGGGCTGCACCAGCTGCTggtgagggggcggcgggggggggtcgggggggtccccgtcgccccgggggggtccccgtcGCCCCGGGGGGTCCCCGATCCCGGCTGAGCGCTCCCGCAGGCGGCGCTGACCTtcctggggggctcggggctggtgCACCACGCGCTGGCGCTGGACGCCATCTTCGTCGACCCGGGGGGCGACTGGAagctgggggggctggagagggtGGCGGCCGCCGGAGAGggggtccccccccggccccccggcacccccccccggccccacgacCCCCCGAGCTCAGCGACTCCTCCCGAGGGCAGGGGGAGCCCTGGTGAGTTccggggggacgtgggggggggggggatgtgggcgTGGGGGGGGACTTGGGGTcgttggggtttgggggggggatgggggggcctgggggggggcctggggatgtggggggtcttg
It includes:
- the SCYL1 gene encoding N-terminal kinase-like protein encodes the protein MSRGCDTAGLALAPAATSLHGPYDVTACSCQAGGLLAPPPVPPPGPPLDPPARRHRCHLRARSGLGPPAPPGPPAPRCGSSPGTRCGISPSSSARPTRTRTRPGPGGGRGPGPALAAAAGTAKGGRGSGVGVRHGLGTGDAAATNLARAALRRLRSLRHPSVVAFLDSLETEQCLYLVTEPVTPLRRHLRLRPPTGALGEQEVAWGLHQLLAALTFLGGSGLVHHALALDAIFVDPGGDWKLGGLERVAAAGEGVPPRPPGTPPRPHDPPSSATPPEGRGSP